From Yersinia hibernica, a single genomic window includes:
- a CDS encoding DUF4311 domain-containing protein: MFLIILFKSIIIGGLVGVGVGVGAARMFHAPTIQGMGAFRTLGELNSCEGDPASHFSFGLGFFFNAWASSVAAGAFTQDVDHRIIPNWGAAALMIKNRNVAETMHNPKKMAIACGIIGVIVVSFLNTTASAVPAALQVTAIKVLVPAANILVNTVMPVIFWLAAIDAGRRSGFWATIFGGLAQLIMGNAVPGLVLGILIGKGVEESGWNKVTKIMMTVIVLLFVLSGFFRGFDLKFLESFSLNAPVWLNAIHNALSGK; encoded by the coding sequence ATGTTTCTAATCATTCTTTTTAAGTCGATTATTATCGGCGGACTGGTCGGCGTGGGGGTAGGTGTTGGGGCCGCCCGGATGTTCCACGCCCCGACCATACAAGGAATGGGGGCGTTTCGTACCTTGGGCGAGTTGAACTCGTGTGAGGGTGATCCGGCTTCGCATTTCTCCTTTGGGTTAGGGTTTTTCTTCAACGCCTGGGCTTCTTCAGTGGCGGCAGGTGCTTTTACTCAAGATGTCGACCATCGTATTATTCCTAACTGGGGGGCTGCAGCATTGATGATTAAAAATCGCAATGTGGCAGAAACCATGCATAACCCGAAAAAGATGGCCATTGCCTGCGGAATTATCGGGGTTATTGTTGTCAGTTTCTTAAATACTACAGCATCGGCGGTGCCAGCTGCATTACAGGTGACAGCGATTAAAGTGTTGGTACCTGCGGCGAATATTCTGGTTAACACCGTGATGCCAGTTATTTTCTGGTTAGCGGCAATTGATGCCGGGCGTCGTTCTGGTTTCTGGGCCACTATTTTCGGTGGCTTAGCGCAGTTAATTATGGGTAACGCGGTGCCAGGCCTAGTTTTAGGTATTTTAATTGGCAAAGGCGTCGAGGAAAGCGGCTGGAATAAAGTCACTAAAATCATGATGACAGTAATTGTTCTATTATTTGTTCTCAGTGGTTTCTTCCGCGGTTTCGATCTGAAATTCCTGGAATCATTCAGTCTGAATGCACCAGTGTGGCTCAATGCTATTCATAATGCATTAAGCGGAAAATAA
- a CDS encoding amidohydrolase/deacetylase family metallohydrolase, producing MYDFIITGALLVDGRQVDVAINDGKIVAVSAVISEDKHNQAKYPINSAKKVLDLAGKFYLSAGWIDSHVHCYPASPIYHDEADLVGVASGVTTVVDAGSTGANDIDDFYRLTRAAKTHVYAFLNIAKTGIVTQNELADMAQIDKQSVSQAIARNPGFILGIKARMSSSVVGKNGIKPLVRAKEIQQENNQLPLMVHIGNNPPDLDEIADLLTQGDIITHCYNGKPNRILTPAGALRESIQRALKRGVLLDVGHGSASFSFDVAELAIKQGIYPHTISSDIYCRNRLNGPVHSLATVMSKFFTLGLSLEQVIRCVTENAAQALRLTDKGRLDAGYDADLTIFELQQQPKVFSDSEGKSVAGDKFLVPLAAVVAGDLVLTDEGKLKDVFSL from the coding sequence ATGTATGACTTTATTATCACTGGGGCATTATTAGTTGACGGCCGACAGGTTGATGTTGCGATTAATGACGGAAAAATAGTCGCCGTCAGCGCGGTTATTTCTGAAGATAAACACAATCAGGCCAAATATCCGATTAATTCCGCGAAAAAAGTGTTGGATCTGGCTGGGAAATTCTACCTCAGTGCCGGCTGGATTGATTCTCACGTGCATTGTTACCCCGCATCACCTATTTATCATGATGAAGCCGATTTAGTCGGTGTTGCCAGCGGCGTCACCACCGTGGTGGACGCGGGCAGCACCGGGGCCAATGATATCGACGATTTTTACCGCTTAACCCGTGCGGCCAAAACCCATGTTTATGCTTTCCTGAATATTGCGAAAACAGGCATTGTGACGCAAAACGAATTAGCGGATATGGCGCAGATTGATAAGCAAAGTGTCAGCCAAGCCATTGCCCGCAATCCCGGTTTTATTCTCGGCATTAAAGCCCGAATGAGCAGCAGTGTAGTGGGTAAAAACGGTATCAAACCATTGGTGCGCGCCAAAGAAATTCAGCAAGAAAACAATCAGTTGCCACTGATGGTGCATATCGGCAATAACCCCCCCGACTTGGATGAAATTGCCGACTTACTGACCCAAGGTGACATTATTACTCACTGCTATAACGGCAAACCAAATCGAATTTTGACCCCCGCCGGCGCATTACGTGAATCTATCCAGCGGGCATTAAAGCGCGGCGTATTATTAGATGTGGGCCACGGCAGTGCCAGTTTCAGTTTCGATGTGGCCGAGCTTGCCATCAAGCAAGGTATTTACCCGCACACCATCAGCTCCGACATTTATTGTCGCAACCGCCTAAATGGGCCAGTACATAGCCTGGCGACGGTGATGTCCAAATTTTTCACCCTCGGGCTGAGTCTTGAACAAGTCATTCGCTGTGTGACTGAAAATGCCGCACAGGCTCTGCGCCTGACGGATAAAGGGCGGCTGGATGCGGGCTATGATGCAGATTTGACCATTTTTGAGTTGCAACAGCAGCCTAAGGTGTTCAGTGATTCAGAAGGTAAATCGGTTGCCGGTGACAAGTTCCTGGTGCCACTGGCGGCGGTTGTTGCCGGTGACTTAGTATTAACTGACGAGGGGAAGTTAAAAGATGTCTTCAGTCTATGA
- a CDS encoding DgaE family pyridoxal phosphate-dependent ammonia lyase, whose protein sequence is MSSVYEKYQLKHVINASGRMTMLGVSTPRQDVVEAVELGLNHYFVMKDLVNQTGAYIANLLNVESAVVVSCASAGIAQSVAAVIVKDNANLLVNLHAAPRTVPHEIVMAKGHNVNFGAPVDTMVTLGGGKVVEAGYANECLPEQLEAAITPNTAAILYIKSHHCVQKSILSVEQAVVIARQHQLPLIVDAAAEEDLQCYYHMGADLVIYSGAKAIEGPTSGLVLGKKTYVDWVKLQANGIGRAMKVGKEGILGLTRAIESYMTLEKETGQQMVEKMAPFISQLNTIDGVSAKVVWDAAGRDIARTEISFDEAKIGRSALDLVDALKNGDIAIYFRAYKANEGKIEVDVRSVTPSQLETIYTCINRLVKGA, encoded by the coding sequence ATGTCTTCAGTCTATGAAAAATACCAGTTAAAGCATGTCATTAATGCTTCCGGCCGCATGACGATGCTGGGGGTTTCGACGCCACGGCAAGATGTGGTTGAGGCCGTGGAGTTGGGGCTGAATCATTACTTTGTGATGAAAGATCTGGTGAATCAAACTGGCGCTTATATTGCGAACTTACTGAATGTGGAAAGTGCGGTGGTGGTGTCTTGCGCCTCTGCCGGGATTGCCCAGTCCGTCGCGGCGGTGATTGTCAAAGACAATGCTAACTTACTGGTTAACCTGCATGCCGCACCGCGCACCGTGCCCCATGAAATTGTTATGGCCAAAGGCCACAATGTTAACTTTGGTGCGCCGGTGGATACCATGGTGACATTAGGCGGCGGTAAAGTGGTGGAAGCGGGTTATGCCAATGAGTGCCTACCAGAACAGCTGGAGGCGGCCATCACACCCAATACTGCGGCGATCTTGTATATAAAATCCCATCATTGTGTGCAAAAAAGCATTTTATCGGTGGAACAAGCCGTGGTGATTGCGCGTCAACATCAGTTGCCATTAATTGTCGATGCCGCTGCAGAAGAAGATTTGCAGTGTTACTACCACATGGGCGCGGATTTGGTGATTTACAGTGGGGCCAAAGCCATTGAAGGGCCGACCAGCGGCTTGGTATTAGGCAAGAAAACCTATGTGGATTGGGTGAAATTGCAAGCCAATGGCATTGGCCGGGCGATGAAAGTCGGCAAGGAGGGCATTCTTGGACTGACCCGCGCGATTGAAAGCTACATGACACTGGAGAAAGAGACGGGCCAGCAGATGGTGGAGAAAATGGCTCCTTTCATCAGCCAGTTAAATACTATTGACGGCGTCTCAGCCAAAGTGGTGTGGGATGCGGCGGGGCGTGATATTGCCCGCACTGAAATCAGTTTTGACGAGGCCAAAATTGGCCGCTCGGCCCTAGATTTGGTCGATGCACTCAAAAATGGTGATATTGCCATTTACTTCCGTGCTTACAAAGCTAACGAGGGCAAGATTGAGGTGGACGTGCGCAGTGTGACGCCATCGCAACTTGAGACAATTTACACCTGCATTAACCGCTTGGTTAAGGGAGCCTGA
- a CDS encoding DUF4312 family protein, whose product MKEQYTTQVQVKGKGDTQSKAFANALGNVQNTVLKSTQNILLRIEPQDVKVLKAELSVKNEKFLFFFLPRERKTYSVELDITVSVTIINTDKVVFISK is encoded by the coding sequence ATGAAAGAGCAATATACCACTCAGGTGCAAGTAAAAGGTAAAGGCGATACCCAAAGTAAAGCTTTCGCTAATGCGCTCGGTAATGTTCAGAATACCGTGTTGAAATCGACACAAAATATTTTACTGAGAATCGAACCACAAGACGTAAAAGTATTAAAAGCAGAATTATCAGTAAAAAATGAAAAGTTTTTATTCTTTTTCCTACCGCGAGAAAGAAAAACGTACAGCGTTGAATTAGATATTACCGTGAGTGTGACAATCATTAATACAGATAAGGTCGTCTTCATATCTAAATGA
- the mgtA gene encoding magnesium-translocating P-type ATPase, with protein MQVKNFTRQLLNVLSRSLPRRLIRRESMLEGLSAGSTAKDIPADLTRQRLQCANETPQQLYQRFQSHPEGLTEQEAEAIRLNSGSNLIENQQATPWWIHLWHCYRNPFNLLLTILALISYATEDLTAALVIGAMVLISTLMHFIQEARSNRAADALKAMVSNTATVLRSDAHSGKSEHRELPIAQLVPGDIIKLSAGDMIPADLRILAAKDLFISQAALTGESLPVEKVAQCRECDEQNPLERDTLCFMGTNVVSGSALAIVIGTGNQTYFGLLAERVTHQDEQPNAFQSGISKVSWLLIRFMLVMTPIVLLINGFTKGDWWEAALFALSVAVGLTPEMLPMIVTSTLAKGAVKLSKQKVIVKRLDAIQNFGAMDVLCTDKTGTLTQDKIVLESHTDVFGANCERVLRYAWLNSYYQTGLKNLLDVAVLSSMTESALAESQSANTLAGYHKIDEIPFDFERRRMSVVVSDKSDYHELICKGALEEMLSICRHVRQGDEVIPMTDTLLARIRRITDEQNQQGLRVVAVATRILPAYQQNYAVIDEYDLILEGYIAFLDPPKESTAPALLALKNSGVSVKILTGDNELVARKVCKDVGLSVEQVLRGHDIEQMSEAELTQATRTTTVFAKLTPMHKERIVQNLRDAGHVVGFMGDGINDAPALRAADIGISVDSAVDIAKEAADIILLEKSLMVLEQGVIEGRRTFANMLKYIKMTASSNFGNVFSVLIASAFLPFLPMLPLHLLIQNLMYDISQIAIPFDNVDEEQLAKPQRWNAGDLGRFMVFFGPISSIFDVLTFSLMWWVFKANTPEMQTLFQSGWFVEGLLSQTLIVHMIRTRKIPFIQSRASWPLCLMTLAVVAVGIGLTFSPLAGFLQLQALPLSYFPWLILILTGYMVTTQLVKGWFVRRYGWQ; from the coding sequence ATGCAAGTTAAAAATTTCACTCGGCAATTGCTCAATGTATTGAGCCGTAGCCTGCCCCGCCGCCTAATCCGCCGGGAAAGCATGCTAGAAGGGCTTTCAGCCGGGAGTACGGCAAAAGATATCCCGGCGGATCTGACGCGCCAACGTTTGCAATGTGCCAATGAAACGCCCCAGCAACTTTATCAACGTTTTCAAAGCCATCCCGAGGGACTGACAGAGCAGGAGGCTGAGGCCATTCGCCTCAACAGCGGCAGTAATCTGATTGAAAATCAGCAAGCTACCCCTTGGTGGATTCATCTTTGGCACTGTTATCGCAATCCCTTTAACTTGCTCTTGACCATTCTGGCACTGATTTCTTATGCCACTGAAGACCTTACTGCGGCACTGGTGATTGGTGCCATGGTGCTGATTTCCACCCTGATGCATTTTATTCAGGAAGCCCGCTCAAACCGCGCGGCAGATGCGCTGAAAGCCATGGTGAGCAACACCGCGACAGTGCTACGTAGTGATGCACATAGCGGCAAAAGTGAGCACCGCGAGCTGCCCATCGCCCAGTTGGTGCCCGGCGATATCATCAAGTTGTCTGCTGGCGATATGATCCCAGCGGATCTTCGTATTCTGGCGGCGAAAGACTTGTTTATCAGCCAAGCCGCACTGACCGGAGAATCACTACCGGTTGAGAAAGTGGCGCAATGCCGTGAATGTGATGAGCAGAATCCTTTAGAGCGCGATACGTTGTGTTTTATGGGCACCAATGTGGTGAGCGGTTCTGCGCTGGCAATCGTCATCGGCACCGGTAACCAAACCTATTTTGGCCTATTAGCTGAGCGCGTAACCCACCAAGATGAGCAACCCAATGCTTTCCAAAGTGGCATCAGCAAAGTCAGTTGGCTGCTGATCCGTTTTATGTTGGTTATGACGCCAATTGTGTTGCTTATCAATGGCTTTACCAAAGGTGACTGGTGGGAAGCCGCGCTGTTCGCCCTCTCGGTGGCGGTGGGTTTAACCCCCGAAATGCTGCCGATGATCGTCACATCGACCTTGGCAAAAGGGGCGGTGAAGCTGTCAAAACAGAAAGTGATCGTCAAACGGCTGGATGCTATCCAGAACTTTGGCGCGATGGATGTTTTGTGCACCGATAAGACCGGCACCCTGACCCAAGATAAGATTGTGTTGGAGAGCCATACCGATGTGTTTGGGGCCAATTGTGAACGAGTGCTGCGCTATGCCTGGCTCAACAGTTACTATCAAACCGGGCTGAAAAATTTGCTGGATGTGGCGGTGCTGTCCTCCATGACCGAATCCGCCCTGGCCGAGTCTCAATCTGCCAACACACTGGCGGGTTACCACAAAATCGATGAAATTCCGTTTGATTTTGAGCGCCGCCGCATGTCAGTGGTGGTCAGTGATAAATCGGATTATCACGAACTCATCTGCAAAGGCGCATTGGAAGAGATGCTGTCTATTTGCCGCCATGTCCGCCAAGGGGATGAAGTCATCCCGATGACCGATACATTGCTGGCGCGCATTCGCCGCATTACCGATGAACAAAACCAGCAAGGGCTGCGAGTAGTTGCCGTCGCCACGCGGATTTTACCCGCATATCAACAAAACTATGCGGTTATCGACGAATATGACCTCATTCTTGAGGGCTATATCGCCTTCCTCGATCCACCCAAAGAGAGCACTGCACCTGCGCTGTTAGCATTGAAAAACAGCGGTGTGAGCGTCAAAATTCTTACTGGTGACAATGAGTTAGTCGCGCGAAAAGTTTGTAAAGATGTCGGGCTGTCTGTCGAGCAAGTGTTACGCGGCCATGATATTGAGCAGATGAGCGAGGCCGAACTGACGCAAGCCACCCGCACCACCACGGTGTTCGCCAAACTCACACCGATGCATAAAGAGCGCATTGTGCAAAATCTGCGCGATGCAGGCCATGTGGTTGGTTTTATGGGGGATGGTATTAATGATGCCCCAGCACTGCGGGCGGCTGACATCGGGATTTCAGTGGATTCCGCCGTCGATATTGCGAAAGAAGCCGCCGACATCATTTTGCTGGAAAAGAGCTTGATGGTTCTGGAACAAGGGGTCATAGAAGGCCGCCGAACTTTCGCCAACATGCTGAAATATATCAAAATGACCGCCAGTTCCAACTTTGGTAACGTTTTTAGTGTGCTTATTGCCAGTGCATTTTTACCTTTCTTGCCGATGCTGCCACTGCATTTGCTTATCCAAAACTTGATGTATGATATCTCGCAGATTGCGATTCCGTTTGATAATGTCGACGAAGAGCAACTGGCTAAGCCGCAACGCTGGAACGCCGGTGATCTTGGGCGCTTTATGGTGTTCTTTGGGCCGATAAGTTCAATCTTTGACGTGTTGACGTTCAGCCTGATGTGGTGGGTATTTAAAGCAAATACACCAGAAATGCAGACGTTATTTCAATCCGGCTGGTTCGTTGAAGGGCTGCTGTCCCAGACCTTGATTGTGCATATGATTCGCACCCGTAAGATTCCCTTTATTCAAAGCCGCGCCTCATGGCCGTTGTGTTTGATGACCTTGGCCGTCGTTGCCGTCGGTATTGGGCTGACCTTCTCGCCGCTGGCTGGGTTCCTGCAATTACAGGCGTTGCCACTGTCTTACTTCCCATGGCTGATTTTGATCCTCACCGGCTATATGGTGACGACCCAGTTAGTGAAAGGATGGTTTGTGCGCAGATATGGCTGGCAGTGA
- a CDS encoding DUF4310 family protein, with amino-acid sequence MDEQTKNNFWYADWSFPIFVGLLSSGVFAGTHMYYLYGIGAFNEVAFVSMLRAGMDTGVYGAVAAFGASFLFARIIEGSLVGILDIGGAIQTGVGLGVPALLLGAGFVFPVANFTASLVTGLIIGLAIGYLIILARKFTINQSNSTYGADVMMGAGNSSGRFLGPLIILSAITASIPIGIGSLAGALLFYLWNKPITGGAILGAMILGSIFPVAIS; translated from the coding sequence ATGGATGAACAAACCAAGAATAATTTCTGGTATGCCGACTGGTCATTTCCGATCTTTGTCGGGTTATTATCCTCCGGTGTATTTGCAGGTACTCATATGTATTATTTATATGGTATCGGCGCATTTAACGAAGTGGCATTTGTTTCAATGCTACGTGCGGGGATGGACACGGGAGTTTATGGTGCAGTGGCGGCATTTGGTGCCAGCTTCTTATTCGCCCGAATTATTGAAGGTTCACTGGTCGGTATTTTGGATATTGGCGGGGCGATTCAAACTGGTGTGGGTTTGGGGGTGCCGGCATTATTATTGGGGGCCGGATTTGTTTTCCCGGTTGCTAATTTCACCGCTTCGTTAGTGACAGGGTTGATTATTGGTCTGGCGATTGGCTATCTGATTATTTTGGCGCGTAAATTTACGATTAACCAGAGTAATTCAACTTATGGGGCTGATGTCATGATGGGGGCTGGTAATTCGTCTGGTCGTTTCTTAGGGCCATTGATTATCTTGTCTGCCATTACCGCATCCATTCCGATTGGCATTGGTTCTTTAGCCGGTGCATTGCTGTTTTATCTGTGGAACAAACCTATTACCGGTGGTGCAATTCTGGGCGCTATGATTTTAGGATCTATTTTCCCAGTCGCCATTTCCTAA
- a CDS encoding lactonase family protein — MHNSSTESDLTGLTGLKNLSAGIALATVALFNPLAHAEQTANKSFAYVGTYLPNGEGVYRLVVDAKTGELTEKTLVSSLANPAQLVVDNQGKTLYVASEVADYNGGKHGAIAAYSINPADGSLTLINQVDSQGAGPVYLSLTPSGSHLLVANYISGSVAVFPRQSSGKLSDASDVQQDEGPAGAAKPAAAVEGSFAISDHNGPHAHMVASSPNGKFVFSTDLGLDRIYQYHFEADNGKLIPNSPPFISASSAGAGPRHFVFHPNGKTLFLINEEASTLTSYQLDPEKGTLKQLHTVSSLPSDYRGTNFAAGLTLSQDGKFLYVANRLHNSIGLFAVTADGEFKLIEDVWTRGDYPRTLVLDPTGHYLYAMNQRSDNITRFKVSPQSGKLTFVPGYTAVGSPSQMVFVPAAQKK; from the coding sequence ATGCATAACAGCTCAACAGAATCTGATTTAACCGGTCTGACTGGCTTAAAAAATCTGTCAGCGGGAATCGCTTTGGCGACGGTCGCCCTGTTTAATCCGCTGGCCCACGCCGAGCAGACTGCCAATAAATCATTTGCTTACGTCGGAACCTATCTCCCGAATGGTGAAGGAGTTTACCGGCTAGTGGTTGATGCTAAAACCGGTGAATTGACGGAGAAAACGCTGGTCAGTTCACTGGCTAATCCGGCGCAGTTGGTGGTGGATAATCAAGGCAAGACCTTATATGTCGCCAGTGAAGTCGCGGACTATAATGGCGGCAAACACGGTGCTATTGCCGCTTACAGCATTAATCCGGCTGATGGCAGCTTGACGTTGATTAATCAGGTTGATTCTCAGGGGGCAGGGCCGGTGTATCTCTCCTTAACCCCGTCGGGCAGCCATTTGCTGGTCGCCAACTATATCAGTGGTTCAGTGGCTGTTTTCCCGCGACAAAGCAGTGGCAAACTTTCTGATGCCAGTGACGTACAGCAAGATGAAGGCCCGGCGGGGGCCGCGAAACCCGCGGCTGCGGTAGAGGGGAGCTTTGCCATCAGTGACCACAATGGCCCCCATGCTCATATGGTCGCCAGTTCACCGAATGGCAAGTTTGTGTTCTCCACCGATTTGGGGCTGGACAGAATTTATCAATACCACTTTGAGGCAGATAATGGCAAGTTGATACCTAACTCTCCGCCATTTATCAGCGCCTCGTCGGCGGGGGCTGGCCCGCGCCATTTTGTCTTCCATCCTAACGGCAAAACGTTATTTTTGATTAATGAAGAAGCATCAACCCTGACCAGCTATCAGTTAGATCCGGAAAAAGGCACATTGAAACAGTTACATACTGTATCATCATTGCCCAGTGACTATCGTGGTACCAACTTTGCAGCGGGCCTGACACTCTCGCAAGATGGCAAATTCTTGTATGTCGCAAACCGCCTGCATAACAGTATTGGCCTGTTTGCCGTGACGGCTGATGGTGAATTTAAGCTGATAGAAGATGTGTGGACCCGTGGTGATTATCCGCGCACGTTGGTTCTCGACCCCACCGGGCACTATTTGTACGCCATGAATCAACGTAGCGATAACATAACGCGCTTTAAAGTCTCGCCACAAAGTGGCAAATTGACCTTTGTACCTGGCTATACCGCCGTGGGCAGCCCCTCGCAAATGGTATTTGTGCCGGCCGCACAGAAAAAATAA
- the dagF gene encoding 2-dehydro-3-deoxy-phosphogluconate aldolase yields MKLTPNYYRDRVCLNVLAGSKDNAREIYQAAEGHVLVGVLSKNYPDVDSAVKDMCEYAALIDNALSVGLGAGDPKQSAMVSQISQQVQPQHVNQVFTGVGTSRALLGQHETVVNGLISPTGKVGYVKISTGPLSSQQKDAIVPITTAIAMLKDMGGSSVKFFPMNGLDSIDEYRFVAEACAATGFWLEPTGGIDLDNFEAIVQIALDAGVTKVIPHIYSSIIDSKTGNTRPQDVQTLLNIVKKIVP; encoded by the coding sequence ATGAAATTGACCCCAAATTATTACCGTGACCGCGTGTGTTTGAATGTGCTGGCGGGTTCTAAAGACAATGCGCGCGAGATTTATCAGGCCGCTGAAGGCCATGTGCTGGTGGGGGTGTTATCGAAGAATTACCCGGATGTCGACAGCGCCGTCAAAGACATGTGTGAGTATGCTGCCCTGATTGACAATGCTTTGTCGGTTGGGCTGGGTGCCGGTGATCCCAAGCAGTCGGCGATGGTCAGCCAGATTTCACAGCAAGTACAGCCGCAACATGTGAATCAGGTTTTCACCGGTGTTGGCACCAGCCGTGCCTTGCTGGGCCAGCATGAGACGGTGGTCAACGGCCTGATTTCCCCCACTGGTAAAGTGGGCTATGTGAAAATTTCTACCGGCCCCCTGAGTTCACAACAAAAAGACGCCATTGTTCCGATCACAACCGCCATTGCCATGCTGAAAGATATGGGCGGCAGTTCGGTGAAATTCTTCCCGATGAATGGGTTGGATTCCATTGATGAATACCGTTTCGTGGCCGAGGCTTGCGCGGCGACCGGTTTCTGGCTGGAGCCAACTGGCGGTATTGATCTGGATAATTTCGAAGCTATTGTGCAAATCGCGTTGGATGCTGGCGTCACGAAAGTTATTCCACATATCTATAGCTCAATCATTGATAGCAAAACGGGCAATACCCGGCCACAAGACGTGCAAACCTTATTGAATATCGTCAAAAAAATCGTGCCGTAA
- a CDS encoding BglG family transcription antiterminator — protein MRFPYQRLAYMFDALQSETLPQEELAKRFAVSTRTVRADITALNEILEHYGAHFVHNRGFGYRLMVEDADRFRTLQQQNRKMHLTPRTANERVHYLLIRFLTSAFSLKLEDLADEWFVSRGTLQNDMAEVRERLNRYHLTIETKPRYGMKLFGAELAIRTCLTDLLFQLQLQDADNPLLKNEFLSIQTMPELSGLLHELLAQYAVRLTDEGEQYLIFYCAVAIKRITDGYPLSDFDAEDVDEAVKLASGRLANELKLLSGKDISAAEEAYLRVNIAARRVQASQPSTSRPSEINADDEETLVDYILSYINTHYNYNLQGDKQLRLDLLTHIKTMITRVKYQITIPNPLLSNIKQHYPMAYDVTLAAVSSWGKYTPYSLSENEIGYLVLHIGVGLERHYHIGYQRHPQVMLVCDTGNSTTRMIQAQIARKYPQIVMTQTISLRDYENLDHIDEDFIISNSRLAEKNKPVVVMSPFPTEYQLEQLGKLVLVDRTRPYMLEKFFDSQHFMIIDQPMTQAQLFKKVCGQLEEEGFVDADFYPSVVEREAIVSTMLGEGIALPHSLGLLAKKTVVVTLLAPQGIAWGEGEVAHVIFLLAISKTDYEEAMAIYDLFVTFVRERSMSRLLSSQHFDSFKMIAMDCLSRI, from the coding sequence GTGAGATTCCCCTATCAACGTCTGGCCTATATGTTCGATGCGCTGCAATCGGAAACGCTACCTCAGGAGGAGTTGGCGAAACGTTTTGCGGTCTCAACACGTACAGTCCGGGCTGACATCACGGCGTTGAATGAGATTCTTGAGCATTATGGTGCGCACTTTGTGCATAACCGGGGTTTTGGGTATCGGCTGATGGTGGAGGATGCTGACCGCTTTCGTACCCTACAGCAGCAAAATCGTAAGATGCACCTGACGCCACGGACAGCCAATGAGCGGGTTCACTATCTGTTAATCCGCTTTTTGACCTCCGCTTTTTCATTGAAGCTAGAAGATTTAGCTGATGAATGGTTTGTCAGCCGTGGCACATTGCAAAATGATATGGCCGAGGTGAGAGAAAGGCTAAACCGCTACCATCTAACCATTGAAACCAAGCCCCGCTATGGCATGAAATTATTCGGTGCGGAATTAGCCATTCGCACCTGTCTGACGGATTTACTGTTTCAGTTACAACTGCAAGATGCCGATAACCCATTATTAAAAAATGAGTTTCTCAGTATCCAGACCATGCCGGAACTGAGCGGATTACTGCATGAGTTGCTTGCCCAATACGCGGTGCGGTTAACCGATGAGGGCGAGCAATACCTGATTTTTTACTGCGCGGTGGCGATAAAGCGCATCACAGACGGTTACCCGCTATCCGATTTTGATGCAGAAGATGTCGACGAGGCAGTTAAATTGGCCTCTGGCCGTTTGGCAAATGAACTTAAGCTATTATCCGGTAAGGATATTTCTGCCGCAGAAGAAGCTTACTTGCGGGTGAATATTGCTGCCCGCCGGGTACAGGCCAGCCAGCCTAGCACCAGTCGCCCGAGTGAAATTAACGCCGATGACGAAGAGACATTGGTGGATTATATTCTCTCTTATATCAATACCCACTATAACTATAATTTGCAGGGCGATAAGCAGCTGCGGCTTGATTTACTCACCCATATCAAGACCATGATAACCCGGGTGAAGTATCAGATTACTATTCCTAACCCACTGTTATCCAACATTAAACAGCATTACCCAATGGCCTATGATGTGACATTGGCAGCGGTTTCCAGTTGGGGGAAATATACCCCTTACAGTCTCAGTGAGAATGAAATTGGCTATCTGGTGTTGCACATTGGGGTGGGCCTAGAGCGCCATTACCATATTGGTTACCAGCGCCATCCTCAAGTGATGTTGGTGTGTGATACCGGCAACTCAACCACGCGCATGATTCAGGCGCAGATCGCGCGTAAGTACCCGCAAATTGTGATGACACAGACGATTTCCCTGCGTGATTACGAAAATCTCGACCATATCGACGAAGATTTTATTATTTCTAATTCACGGCTGGCAGAAAAGAACAAGCCGGTGGTGGTGATGTCACCCTTCCCGACCGAATATCAGCTAGAGCAGCTGGGCAAGCTGGTGTTAGTTGACCGCACCCGCCCTTACATGTTGGAAAAATTCTTTGATAGCCAACATTTTATGATTATCGACCAGCCCATGACGCAAGCACAGTTGTTCAAGAAAGTCTGTGGCCAGTTGGAAGAAGAGGGTTTTGTCGATGCGGATTTCTACCCCTCGGTTGTGGAGCGGGAAGCCATCGTCTCCACCATGTTGGGCGAGGGGATTGCCTTGCCACATTCACTGGGCTTATTAGCGAAGAAAACCGTGGTGGTCACCCTGCTCGCCCCCCAAGGTATTGCTTGGGGGGAGGGGGAGGTCGCGCATGTTATTTTCTTGCTGGCTATCAGTAAAACGGACTATGAAGAGGCGATGGCCATTTACGATTTGTTCGTCACCTTCGTGCGCGAGCGCTCCATGAGCCGCTTATTGAGTAGCCAGCATTTTGATAGTTTCAAAATGATAGCGATGGATTGTTTGAGTCGCATTTAG